In a genomic window of Acidobacteriota bacterium:
- a CDS encoding energy transducer TonB yields MKQPFRHLLMILILALTATAAVGAASFQMPLYTADQLRNPDFVRSEIARLGNLRAEAALQYKAVSPLHRSMVGSQINKMDVVLRTLNHIDAHGFNPAEVVFLNCPCITPEVTQYRGLEMVDIRAPQEPAVVAEKVYDVNEAGMTPPKPVRTPQFEIPPEVIGTGISGKMNVLITIGKDGRATDVMARNEITPALTETVTAQIKERWMFKPALLHGKPVPVRMPWVFTFTYTVIQPTPTE; encoded by the coding sequence ATGAAACAACCGTTTCGCCATTTGTTGATGATACTCATCCTGGCCCTGACGGCCACGGCGGCCGTCGGCGCGGCCTCCTTCCAGATGCCGCTCTACACCGCGGATCAACTCAGGAACCCCGATTTCGTCCGCTCCGAGATCGCGCGCCTGGGGAACCTGCGGGCCGAGGCCGCCCTGCAGTACAAGGCCGTGTCGCCCCTGCACCGCTCCATGGTGGGCTCTCAGATCAACAAGATGGACGTCGTCCTGCGCACCCTGAACCACATCGACGCCCACGGCTTCAACCCGGCGGAAGTGGTGTTCCTCAACTGCCCGTGCATCACCCCCGAGGTCACCCAGTACCGGGGCCTCGAGATGGTGGATATCCGCGCCCCCCAGGAGCCCGCGGTGGTCGCGGAGAAAGTCTACGACGTGAACGAGGCGGGGATGACGCCCCCCAAGCCCGTCCGGACCCCCCAGTTCGAGATTCCCCCGGAAGTCATCGGCACCGGAATCAGCGGGAAGATGAACGTCCTCATCACCATCGGGAAGGACGGCCGGGCCACCGACGTCATGGCCCGCAACGAGATCACGCCGGCCCTCACCGAGACCGTCACGGCCCAGATCAAGGAGCGCTGGATGTTCAAGCCCGCCCTCCTGCACGGAAAGCCGGTCCCCGTCCGGATGCCCTGGGTCTTCACCTTCACCTACACCGTGATCCAGCCCACGCCCACGGAGTGA
- a CDS encoding Hsp20 family protein, whose protein sequence is MEIRKYDPFQKMFREFERYFGRPVETGRAYDDEGSVACAWYPRMDVNERKDEIVVRLDIPGMKQEDIHVTVENGVMTVHGERKFEQSESVDNYHRVECAYGAFSRSFQVPQSVNLDKIVAKYRDGVLTLTLAKKDESKPKQVEIKIG, encoded by the coding sequence ATGGAAATCCGCAAGTACGATCCTTTTCAGAAGATGTTCCGGGAGTTCGAGCGCTACTTCGGCCGGCCCGTCGAGACCGGGCGCGCTTACGACGACGAGGGGAGCGTGGCCTGCGCCTGGTACCCCCGCATGGACGTGAACGAGCGCAAGGACGAGATCGTCGTCCGCCTGGACATCCCCGGCATGAAGCAGGAGGACATCCACGTCACGGTGGAGAACGGCGTCATGACCGTCCACGGGGAGCGCAAGTTCGAGCAGTCCGAGAGCGTCGACAACTACCACCGCGTGGAGTGCGCCTACGGGGCCTTCTCCCGCAGCTTCCAGGTCCCCCAGTCCGTGAACCTGGACAAGATTGTGGCCAAGTACCGGGACGGCGTCCTCACGCTGACCCTGGCCAAGAAGGACGAGAGCAAGCCCAAGCAGGTGGAGATCAAGATCGGCTGA
- a CDS encoding KUP/HAK/KT family potassium transporter, giving the protein MFALCLSALGVVYGDIGTSPLYTVSEVFHGQKASAVDAASALGATSLILWILTLSVGVKYILLVLRADNQGEGGTFALLGLLRQGGSRLLKYLSPALILAAGLLYGEGIITPAISVLSAVEGLKIVTGAFQPYIVPITVGILVGLFAIQRRGTAQVGRIFGPVLLVWFAALSLLGINQVLQHPGILAAFNPLYAVDFLVNGGFHHAMLVLGSVLLAVTGCEALFADMGHFGRRPIRITWTTLVYPALMLNYLGQGAYVLSGREAPAGHIFYALVPSWGLVPMVALATFATIIASQALISGAFSLTQQAIAMGLFPRLRIVHTSATHEGQIYIGGINWALMVASSLLVVIFQTSSNLAAAYGFAVSGVMLVTSVSMTAIAHLLWGWRLWRALAVFGAFALLELLFFSSASLKVLHGGWVPLKVGAIIYLIMSTWYWGRKYIARRYASIAPACESVARLIELKKNPAIQQIPRSIVVMSSRPISSPEDSIPPVLHLFWVRLGAIPKHVIFLTVVQENVPFLRVKNREHFEARNFLFDPVCGSVTAIQASYGYMENLDVRQTLIAAKALHQVKVPGDPRRWLVLIGQENLIVSSIDRLRNLRLWFFRFMLRNSVPAHLYFGLGTDTHVTTETVHIPEEQLPDEKAPA; this is encoded by the coding sequence TTGTTCGCCCTCTGCCTCTCCGCCCTGGGGGTGGTCTACGGCGACATCGGCACGAGCCCGCTCTACACGGTCTCCGAGGTGTTCCACGGTCAGAAGGCGTCCGCCGTCGACGCCGCCAGTGCGCTGGGGGCCACCAGCCTCATCCTCTGGATCCTGACCCTGTCCGTGGGGGTGAAGTACATCCTCCTGGTCCTGCGCGCCGACAACCAGGGGGAGGGCGGCACCTTCGCCCTGCTAGGCCTGTTGCGCCAGGGGGGGAGCCGCCTGCTGAAGTACCTCTCGCCCGCCCTGATCCTGGCCGCCGGGCTCCTGTACGGCGAGGGGATCATCACCCCCGCCATCTCGGTGCTGTCGGCGGTGGAGGGGCTGAAGATCGTGACCGGCGCCTTCCAGCCCTACATCGTGCCCATCACGGTGGGCATCCTGGTGGGCCTGTTCGCCATCCAGCGGCGAGGCACCGCCCAGGTGGGCCGGATCTTCGGCCCGGTCCTGCTGGTGTGGTTCGCCGCGCTGTCCCTCCTGGGGATCAACCAGGTCCTCCAGCACCCCGGCATCCTGGCGGCCTTCAACCCCCTGTACGCCGTGGATTTCCTCGTGAACGGCGGGTTCCATCACGCCATGCTGGTCCTCGGCTCGGTCCTGCTGGCGGTGACGGGCTGCGAGGCCCTCTTCGCGGACATGGGCCACTTCGGACGGCGACCCATCCGCATCACCTGGACCACCCTCGTCTACCCCGCCCTCATGCTCAACTACCTGGGGCAGGGCGCCTACGTCCTGAGCGGGCGGGAGGCGCCGGCGGGGCACATCTTCTACGCCCTGGTGCCGTCCTGGGGGCTCGTCCCCATGGTGGCCCTGGCGACCTTCGCCACCATCATCGCCTCCCAGGCCCTGATCTCCGGCGCCTTCTCCCTGACCCAGCAGGCCATCGCCATGGGCCTCTTCCCCCGCCTGCGCATTGTCCACACCAGCGCCACCCACGAGGGGCAGATCTACATCGGCGGCATCAACTGGGCCCTGATGGTGGCCTCGTCGCTCCTGGTGGTGATCTTCCAGACGAGTTCCAACCTGGCCGCGGCCTACGGTTTCGCCGTCTCGGGGGTCATGCTCGTCACCTCCGTTTCCATGACGGCCATCGCCCACCTTCTCTGGGGGTGGCGGCTCTGGAGGGCCCTCGCGGTCTTCGGGGCCTTCGCCCTCCTCGAACTGCTCTTCTTCAGCTCGGCGAGCCTGAAGGTCCTCCATGGCGGTTGGGTCCCTCTCAAGGTCGGCGCCATCATCTACCTGATCATGTCCACCTGGTACTGGGGGCGGAAGTACATCGCCCGCCGCTACGCTTCCATCGCCCCCGCCTGCGAGTCCGTGGCCCGGTTGATCGAGCTGAAGAAAAACCCCGCCATCCAGCAGATCCCCCGTTCCATCGTGGTCATGTCGTCCCGGCCCATCAGCTCACCGGAGGACAGCATCCCGCCGGTGCTCCACCTTTTCTGGGTCCGCCTCGGGGCCATCCCCAAGCACGTGATCTTCCTCACCGTGGTCCAGGAAAACGTGCCCTTCCTGCGGGTCAAGAACCGGGAGCATTTCGAGGCCCGGAATTTCCTCTTCGACCCGGTTTGCGGGTCGGTGACGGCCATTCAGGCCAGTTACGGGTACATGGAAAACCTCGACGTGCGGCAAACCCTCATCGCCGCCAAGGCGCTGCACCAGGTGAAGGTGCCGGGGGACCCGAGGCGGTGGCTGGTCCTGATCGGCCAGGAGAACCTCATCGTCAGCTCCATCGACCGGCTCCGGAACCTGCGGCTGTGGTTCTTCCGCTTCATGCTCCGCAACTCGGTCCCGGCCCACCTCTACTTCGGGCTCGGGACCGACACCCACGTCACCACCGAGACCGTGCACATCCCCGAGGAGCAGCTCCCGGACGAGAAAGCCCCGGCCTGA
- a CDS encoding ABC-F family ATP-binding cassette domain-containing protein encodes MLLQLENIARHFPEIDLFEGVCLQVNDGDRLGLVGPNGSGKSQLLGIMAGTVAPDAGRVNLRSRLRVGKLDQEVRVDAGRALFDETLEVFRPLMDLEVEIARLEHEISDHHESDRLDGSLRRYSDAKERYEREGGYSYRSRTEAVLLGIGFARAELDQPCAFLSGGQLNRLGLARLLLEGADLLLLDEPTNHLDLKAVRWLEEYLQAWDRAYVVVSHDRYFLDRVCRGIWEIANRRVNTYVGNYTRFQADRVKRLEQQRKEYESQAEFIQKTQDFIRRNIYGQKTKQAQSRRRMLEKLERVERPTEDARRIRLNLSDVSRSSDTVLVLENLVLGYDAPLVEVPLELTVTRGDRIGILGENGTGKTTLFRALLGQIPPLGGSYRWGRNVSIGYFDQKMETLSASPIQEIRTLDPLAQEGDIRNFLARFGFWDDDVFKPLSALSGGEKNRLLLARLIYARHNVLILDEPTNHLDIASREELEAALDAFPGTLLVISHDRYFLDRIVNRILSVHDGTADFHFGNYSEWEAWESRRSAAREAAAEAARAVPERTPERPRDGAGGDGRPEGLSKNERFRLEAQMAEVETEIAQMEARLSEIERTLQDPSPGMASDAFARLGQEHADTAARLAGLYGRWEELGSRLEP; translated from the coding sequence ATGCTGCTGCAACTGGAAAACATCGCCCGACACTTTCCCGAGATCGACCTCTTCGAAGGGGTCTGCCTTCAGGTCAACGACGGGGACCGCCTCGGTCTCGTCGGGCCCAACGGCTCGGGCAAGAGCCAGCTCCTCGGCATCATGGCGGGGACCGTGGCGCCGGACGCCGGGCGGGTGAACCTCCGGTCCCGCCTCCGGGTCGGCAAACTGGACCAGGAAGTCCGCGTCGATGCCGGCCGGGCGCTCTTCGACGAGACCCTGGAGGTCTTCCGCCCCCTGATGGACCTGGAGGTGGAGATCGCCCGGCTGGAGCACGAGATCTCGGATCACCACGAGAGCGACCGCCTGGACGGCAGCCTCCGCCGGTACAGCGACGCCAAGGAGCGCTACGAGCGGGAAGGCGGGTACAGTTACCGGAGCCGCACCGAGGCCGTGCTGCTGGGCATCGGGTTTGCCCGGGCCGAGCTGGACCAGCCCTGCGCCTTCCTGAGCGGCGGCCAGCTCAACCGGCTCGGCCTGGCCCGCCTCCTCCTGGAGGGCGCCGACCTCCTCCTCCTGGACGAGCCCACCAACCACCTGGACCTCAAGGCCGTCCGCTGGCTCGAGGAGTACCTCCAGGCGTGGGACCGGGCCTACGTGGTGGTCTCCCACGACCGCTACTTCCTCGACCGGGTCTGCCGGGGCATCTGGGAGATCGCCAACCGGCGGGTCAACACCTACGTCGGCAACTACACCCGTTTCCAGGCCGACCGCGTCAAGCGGCTCGAACAACAGCGGAAGGAGTACGAGTCCCAGGCGGAGTTCATCCAGAAGACCCAGGACTTCATCCGCCGGAACATCTACGGACAGAAGACGAAGCAGGCCCAAAGCCGGCGGCGGATGCTGGAGAAGCTCGAGCGGGTGGAGCGGCCCACCGAGGACGCCCGGCGGATCCGGCTGAACCTGTCGGACGTCAGCCGCAGCTCCGACACGGTCCTGGTCCTGGAGAACCTGGTGCTCGGCTACGACGCCCCCCTGGTCGAGGTCCCCCTCGAACTCACCGTCACCCGGGGCGACCGGATCGGGATCCTCGGCGAGAACGGCACCGGCAAGACCACCCTCTTCCGGGCCCTGCTGGGCCAGATCCCCCCCCTGGGCGGGTCGTACCGGTGGGGGCGCAACGTGTCCATCGGGTACTTCGACCAGAAGATGGAGACCCTGTCAGCCTCCCCCATCCAGGAGATCCGCACCCTCGACCCCCTCGCCCAGGAGGGAGACATCCGAAACTTCCTCGCCCGCTTCGGGTTCTGGGACGACGACGTCTTCAAGCCGCTCTCCGCGCTCAGCGGCGGCGAGAAGAACCGCCTGCTGCTGGCGCGGCTCATCTACGCCCGCCACAACGTGCTCATCCTGGACGAGCCCACCAACCACCTCGACATCGCCTCGCGCGAGGAACTCGAGGCCGCCCTCGACGCCTTCCCCGGCACCCTACTGGTCATCTCCCACGACCGCTACTTCCTGGACCGGATCGTCAACCGGATCCTCAGCGTCCACGACGGGACCGCCGACTTCCACTTCGGGAACTACTCCGAGTGGGAGGCGTGGGAGAGCCGGCGGTCCGCGGCGCGGGAGGCCGCGGCGGAGGCGGCGCGGGCCGTCCCCGAACGCACCCCGGAGCGGCCGCGGGACGGGGCGGGCGGGGACGGCCGCCCCGAGGGCCTCTCCAAGAACGAGCGCTTCCGTCTCGAGGCGCAAATGGCAGAGGTCGAAACGGAAATCGCCCAGATGGAAGCCCGCCTGTCGGAGATCGAGCGGACGTTGCAGGACCCCTCCCCGGGCATGGCCTCCGACGCCTTCGCCCGCCTCGGCCAGGAGCACGCCGACACCGCCGCCCGCCTCGCGGGGCTCTACGGCCGGTGGGAAGAACTCGGCAGCCGGCTCGAGCCCTGA
- the clpB gene encoding ATP-dependent chaperone ClpB: MDLNKFTVKVREALETAHATALRKGHPAIVAEHLLLAFLRQEEGLFPRLLAKMGVPVPEFTERLEGEIDRMPRVSGTGGPDQVYVSARLARILQESLATAAKMKDDFASVEHVLLALLDDRTPSPANTLFREFGFNRERLMANLQDIRGSQRVTSENPEATYDALERYGRDLVRDAARGKLDPVIGRDDEIRRVVRILSRRTKNNPVLIGEPGVGKTAIVEGLAQRICRQDVPEGLRDKTIFALDMGALIAGAKYRGEFEERLKAVLKEIQESEGRILLFIDEIHTIVGAGKVEGAMDAGNLLKPMLARGELHCVGATTLDEYRKHMEKDPALERRFQPVLVEPPTVEDTVSILRGLKEKFEVHHGVRITDGAIVSAAVLSNRYIADRFLPDKAIDLVDEAAATIRTEIDSMPAELDEISRRIMQLEIENEALKKEKDAASKQRLDALRAELAELKERFAALKAQLDAEKEEIRHLRKLREDIETTRQDIARAERQYELNRAAELKYGRLRELERALADAESHLAGKQQGARLLKEEVTDEEIAEIVARWTGIPVTRLVEGEREKLLRLAEILHRRVIGQDEAVDAVCESVLRARSGLKDPRRPIGSFIFLGPTGVGKTELAKALSEALFDAEENMVRIDMSEYMEKHSVAKLIGAPPGYVGYDEGGQLTEAVRRKPYAVVLFDEIEKAHPDVFNALLQILDDGRLTDARGRTVDFKNTVVIMTSNTGSDRITKSLGRDGSLPEPVREAVMAELRRTFRPEFLNRVDETVLFRPLTPDDIEKIVDLQVEALRRRLVDRFVTLSLSAEARAWIARKAYDPVYGARPLKRFLQKQLESELARRLVAGDVPPNTRVEVGLDGDALTFASVPGNGAPPAASPV, translated from the coding sequence ATGGATCTGAACAAGTTCACCGTTAAAGTCAGGGAGGCCCTGGAAACGGCCCACGCGACCGCTCTTCGAAAGGGCCACCCCGCCATCGTGGCCGAGCACCTCCTCCTCGCCTTCCTCCGGCAGGAGGAAGGCCTCTTCCCCCGCCTGCTGGCGAAGATGGGCGTCCCGGTCCCCGAGTTCACCGAGCGCCTGGAGGGGGAGATCGACCGCATGCCCCGGGTCTCGGGGACCGGCGGGCCCGACCAGGTCTATGTCTCCGCCCGTCTGGCGCGCATCCTGCAGGAGTCCCTGGCCACGGCCGCGAAGATGAAGGACGACTTCGCCTCGGTGGAGCACGTCCTCCTCGCCCTCCTGGACGACCGGACGCCCTCTCCCGCCAACACCCTCTTCCGGGAGTTCGGCTTCAACCGCGAACGCCTCATGGCCAACCTGCAGGACATCCGGGGCTCCCAGCGCGTGACCTCCGAGAACCCCGAGGCCACCTACGACGCCCTCGAGCGCTACGGCCGGGACCTGGTCCGGGACGCGGCCCGGGGCAAGCTGGACCCCGTCATCGGCCGTGACGACGAGATCCGTCGCGTGGTGCGCATCCTGAGCCGGCGGACCAAGAACAACCCGGTGCTCATCGGCGAGCCCGGCGTCGGCAAGACCGCCATCGTGGAGGGCCTGGCCCAGCGGATCTGCCGCCAGGACGTCCCCGAGGGCCTCCGGGACAAGACCATCTTCGCCCTGGACATGGGGGCCCTCATCGCCGGGGCCAAGTACCGGGGCGAGTTCGAGGAGCGCCTCAAGGCCGTCCTCAAGGAGATCCAGGAGTCTGAGGGGCGCATCCTCCTTTTCATCGACGAGATCCACACCATCGTGGGGGCCGGGAAGGTGGAGGGAGCCATGGACGCCGGCAACCTGCTCAAGCCCATGCTGGCCCGCGGGGAACTCCACTGCGTCGGCGCCACAACCCTCGACGAGTACCGCAAACACATGGAGAAGGACCCGGCCCTGGAGCGCCGCTTCCAGCCGGTGCTGGTGGAGCCGCCCACGGTGGAGGACACCGTCTCCATCCTCCGCGGCCTCAAGGAGAAGTTCGAGGTGCACCACGGGGTCCGCATTACCGACGGCGCCATCGTGTCGGCGGCGGTCCTGAGCAACCGCTACATCGCCGACCGCTTCCTGCCCGACAAGGCCATCGACCTGGTGGACGAGGCGGCCGCCACCATTCGGACGGAGATCGACTCCATGCCCGCCGAGCTGGACGAGATCTCCCGGCGCATCATGCAGCTGGAGATCGAGAACGAAGCCCTGAAGAAGGAGAAGGACGCGGCGTCGAAGCAGCGCCTGGACGCCCTGCGGGCCGAGCTGGCGGAGTTGAAGGAACGGTTTGCGGCCCTCAAGGCCCAGCTCGACGCCGAGAAGGAGGAGATCCGGCACCTGCGGAAGCTCCGCGAGGACATCGAGACCACCCGCCAGGACATCGCCCGGGCGGAGCGTCAGTACGAGCTCAACCGCGCCGCCGAGCTCAAGTACGGCCGCTTGCGGGAGCTGGAGCGGGCGCTGGCCGACGCGGAGTCGCACCTCGCCGGGAAGCAGCAGGGGGCCCGGTTGCTCAAGGAGGAGGTCACCGACGAGGAGATCGCCGAGATCGTGGCCCGGTGGACGGGGATCCCCGTGACCCGGCTGGTGGAGGGCGAGCGGGAGAAACTCCTCCGGCTGGCGGAGATCCTCCACCGCAGGGTGATCGGCCAGGACGAGGCGGTGGACGCCGTGTGCGAGTCCGTCCTGCGGGCCCGCTCGGGCCTGAAGGACCCGCGGCGCCCCATCGGTTCCTTCATCTTCCTCGGCCCCACGGGCGTCGGGAAGACGGAGCTGGCCAAGGCGCTCTCCGAGGCCCTCTTCGACGCCGAGGAAAACATGGTGCGCATCGACATGTCCGAGTACATGGAGAAGCACAGCGTGGCGAAGCTCATCGGCGCCCCCCCGGGCTACGTCGGCTACGACGAGGGCGGGCAGCTCACGGAGGCCGTCCGTCGCAAGCCCTACGCCGTGGTGCTGTTCGACGAGATCGAGAAGGCCCACCCCGACGTCTTCAACGCCCTGCTCCAGATCCTCGACGACGGTCGGCTCACCGACGCCCGGGGCCGGACCGTGGACTTCAAGAACACGGTGGTCATCATGACCTCCAACACCGGGAGCGATCGGATCACGAAGAGCCTGGGCCGCGACGGGAGCCTCCCGGAGCCCGTGCGGGAAGCGGTGATGGCGGAGCTGCGCCGGACCTTCCGCCCCGAGTTCCTCAACCGGGTGGACGAGACCGTCCTGTTCCGGCCGCTCACGCCGGACGACATCGAGAAGATCGTGGACCTGCAGGTGGAGGCGCTGCGTCGCCGGCTCGTCGACCGCTTCGTGACCCTGTCGCTGTCCGCCGAGGCGCGGGCCTGGATCGCCCGCAAGGCCTACGACCCGGTCTACGGCGCCCGGCCTCTCAAGCGCTTCCTGCAGAAGCAACTGGAGTCGGAGTTAGCCCGCCGCCTGGTGGCGGGGGACGTCCCCCCGAACACCCGGGTGGAAGTGGGTCTCGACGGCGACGCCCTGACCTTCGCGTCGGTCCCGGGGAACGGCGCCCCCCCCGCCGCGTCCCCGGTCTGA
- a CDS encoding L-serine ammonia-lyase codes for MESLRELYRIGYGPSSSHTMGPRAAAEQFLARVPAAERYRVVLYGSLAATGKGHLTDRVLNDVFRGKDFGIEWKPDTVLPRHPNALTFSAFGTDGAPLGEWTAYSVGGGAVTDDRGPAESDRVYPFADLGEVLHWCNAHGRSFWECVREFEAPDLWDHLAAVWQAMRESVQRGIDNEGVLPGVLNLPRKASSYHVRASGFSGTLRNRALLFSYALAVSEENAGGGRIVTAPTCGSCGVLPAVLHYLSTEHGFGDEKILRALATAGLIGNVVKRNASISGAEVGCQGEVGTACAMASAATTQLFGGTVFQIEYSAEMGLEHHLGLTCDPVAGLVQIPCIERNAFAAARALDHNVYAILSDGRHRISFDEVVETLRRTGRDIPSLYRETSAGGLALCDAQAEG; via the coding sequence ATGGAGAGCCTCCGCGAGCTGTACCGCATCGGATACGGGCCGTCCAGCAGCCACACCATGGGCCCCCGCGCCGCGGCGGAGCAGTTCCTGGCGCGCGTCCCCGCGGCGGAGCGCTACCGGGTGGTCCTCTACGGCAGCCTGGCCGCCACCGGGAAGGGACACCTCACGGACCGGGTCCTCAACGACGTCTTCCGCGGGAAGGACTTCGGGATCGAGTGGAAGCCGGACACCGTCCTCCCCCGCCACCCCAACGCCCTGACGTTCTCCGCCTTCGGGACGGACGGCGCCCCCTTGGGCGAGTGGACCGCCTACAGCGTGGGGGGCGGCGCCGTGACGGACGACCGCGGCCCCGCCGAGAGCGACCGGGTGTACCCCTTCGCCGACCTGGGGGAGGTCCTGCACTGGTGCAACGCCCACGGGCGCTCCTTCTGGGAGTGCGTGCGGGAGTTCGAGGCGCCGGACCTGTGGGACCACCTGGCGGCGGTCTGGCAGGCCATGCGGGAATCGGTGCAGCGGGGCATCGACAACGAGGGCGTCCTGCCCGGGGTCCTGAACCTGCCGCGGAAAGCGTCCAGCTACCACGTACGCGCCTCAGGGTTCTCGGGGACCCTGCGCAACCGGGCCCTCCTGTTCTCCTACGCCCTGGCCGTGAGCGAGGAGAACGCCGGGGGCGGGCGGATCGTCACGGCCCCCACCTGCGGGTCGTGCGGCGTGCTGCCGGCGGTCCTGCACTACCTGAGCACCGAGCACGGCTTCGGGGACGAAAAGATCCTGCGGGCCCTGGCCACGGCGGGGCTCATCGGGAACGTGGTCAAGCGGAACGCCTCCATCTCCGGGGCCGAGGTGGGGTGCCAGGGGGAGGTGGGCACCGCGTGCGCCATGGCGTCCGCCGCCACCACCCAACTCTTCGGCGGCACGGTCTTCCAGATCGAGTATTCCGCCGAGATGGGCCTGGAGCACCACCTGGGGCTCACCTGCGACCCGGTGGCCGGGCTGGTGCAGATCCCCTGCATCGAGCGCAACGCCTTCGCCGCCGCCCGGGCCCTGGACCACAACGTCTACGCCATCCTCTCCGACGGCCGGCACCGCATCAGTTTCGACGAGGTGGTGGAGACCCTCCGGCGCACCGGCCGGGACATCCCCAGCCTCTACCGGGAGACCTCCGCCGGTGGCCTGGCCCTCTGCGACGCTCAGGCGGAGGGCTGA
- a CDS encoding ATP-binding protein — MDEVQKAPDLFTAIKLAVDQDRRPGRFLLTGSANVMTLPRLAEFLVGRMEILPLYPFSAGELDGVVEGFIPRLFRGTLDPVEPLRVEENLTARLTRGGYPEAVRRRDENRRAAWFASCLSTILQRDVRDLARVDALRSLPNLLGILAARTSGLLNMADVGRDTGLPHTSLTRYLALSETGSGRFR, encoded by the coding sequence CTGGATGAAGTCCAGAAGGCCCCCGACCTCTTCACCGCCATCAAGCTCGCCGTGGATCAGGACCGCCGGCCGGGCCGCTTCCTGCTCACCGGTTCCGCCAACGTCATGACACTCCCCCGGCTCGCCGAATTCCTGGTCGGCAGGATGGAGATACTGCCCCTTTACCCCTTTTCGGCCGGCGAACTCGACGGCGTGGTCGAAGGTTTCATTCCCCGACTTTTCCGCGGCACTCTCGATCCTGTGGAACCCCTTCGCGTTGAGGAGAACCTGACGGCTCGTCTGACCCGCGGCGGTTACCCGGAAGCCGTCCGACGCCGGGATGAGAACCGGCGCGCTGCCTGGTTTGCATCCTGTCTCTCCACCATCCTGCAACGGGATGTTCGGGACCTGGCCCGCGTGGACGCTCTTCGCAGCCTGCCCAACCTCCTGGGTATCCTGGCCGCCCGGACCTCCGGCCTGCTGAATATGGCCGATGTGGGTCGCGACACGGGCCTCCCTCACACTTCTCTGACCCGATACCTGGCCCTTTCGGAGACCGGCTCTGGGCGGTTCCGTTGA
- a CDS encoding HAMP domain-containing histidine kinase has product MSRRFRLPRHTLFWKFYFYGLGLLLAVAVAGGVVAHLVGKTPPWIGAPDRLAGVLSRALQRGPGEAAGLKAHVEEIGAVLNVDIAVYDAQGALLAASGPRAPGRLDPRRIETLPSRDFPFRQSVLPLLLADGRRVWTVLRWEEHGGIKRHFWTVAVVFVLLAVMPWLFARTFIRPLERLTRTAKAFGDGDLRVRAALKRCDEIGRLAGAFDEMADRVAGLVRSEKELLANLSHEVRTPLARIRVALELCGEDEADGEAVRARLPGIETDLAELEGLVEHILALTRLDLAAGGGAAAQALAHEAVDLASLVEAAAARFKETWPGHPLAVDTPGPLPKPFGDARFLRRVLDNLLDNAARYSPEGSPVEIAVEPGPAGVAVAVRDRGEGIPEADRERVFEPFFRGDRSRTPGRSGVGLGLTLCRRVVEAAGGRIEALPREGGGAEIRFTLPLHPDTPQGTPKA; this is encoded by the coding sequence GTGAGCCGCCGTTTCCGCCTTCCCCGCCACACGCTCTTCTGGAAGTTCTACTTCTACGGGCTGGGGCTCCTCCTGGCCGTGGCCGTGGCGGGCGGCGTCGTCGCGCACCTGGTGGGGAAGACCCCGCCCTGGATCGGCGCCCCCGACCGGTTGGCCGGCGTCCTCAGCCGGGCCCTGCAGCGGGGGCCCGGCGAAGCGGCCGGTCTGAAGGCGCACGTGGAGGAGATCGGGGCCGTCCTCAACGTGGACATCGCGGTGTACGACGCCCAGGGGGCGCTCCTGGCGGCGTCGGGGCCCCGGGCGCCCGGGCGCCTCGACCCGCGGCGGATCGAAACGCTTCCCTCCCGGGATTTCCCCTTCCGGCAGAGTGTCCTGCCCCTGCTTCTCGCGGACGGCCGCCGGGTCTGGACGGTGCTGCGCTGGGAGGAGCACGGCGGGATCAAGCGGCACTTCTGGACCGTCGCCGTCGTCTTTGTTCTCCTGGCGGTCATGCCCTGGCTCTTCGCCCGGACCTTCATCCGCCCGCTGGAACGGCTCACGCGGACGGCGAAGGCCTTCGGCGACGGCGACCTCCGGGTGCGGGCGGCCCTGAAGCGCTGCGACGAGATCGGCCGCCTGGCCGGGGCCTTCGACGAGATGGCGGACCGGGTGGCGGGCCTGGTGCGGTCCGAGAAGGAACTCCTCGCCAACCTCTCCCACGAGGTCCGTACCCCGCTGGCGAGGATCCGGGTGGCCCTGGAGTTGTGCGGGGAGGACGAGGCGGACGGCGAGGCCGTGCGGGCCCGCCTGCCGGGCATCGAGACGGACCTGGCCGAGCTGGAGGGGTTGGTGGAGCACATCCTGGCCCTGACCCGTCTCGACCTCGCCGCCGGTGGAGGCGCCGCCGCGCAGGCCCTGGCGCACGAAGCGGTGGACCTGGCGTCCCTGGTCGAGGCCGCCGCCGCGCGGTTCAAGGAAACCTGGCCCGGCCACCCCCTGGCGGTGGACACCCCCGGCCCGCTGCCGAAGCCTTTCGGGGACGCCCGCTTTCTGCGGCGCGTCCTGGACAACCTCCTGGACAACGCCGCGCGTTATTCCCCCGAGGGGTCCCCCGTCGAGATCGCCGTCGAGCCGGGGCCGGCGGGGGTGGCCGTCGCCGTCCGGGACCGGGGCGAAGGGATCCCGGAAGCGGACCGCGAAAGGGTTTTCGAGCCCTTCTTCCGGGGCGACCGGAGCCGCACCCCGGGCCGATCGGGCGTGGGGCTGGGCCTGACCCTCTGCCGGCGGGTGGTGGAAGCCGCCGGCGGGCGCATCGAAGCCCTCCCCCGCGAAGGCGGCGGCGCCGAGATCCGCTTCACCCTGCCGCTGCACCCCGACACACCCCAGGGGACACCGAAAGCGTAG